A single region of the Lotus japonicus ecotype B-129 chromosome 4, LjGifu_v1.2 genome encodes:
- the LOC130712595 gene encoding protein MAIN-LIKE 1-like, with the protein MSAVRQRVEGTGLYPLFSCTYPEIDTPLLSALVERWHEDTSSFHMPFGEMTITLDDVSSILHLPMGARFYTPGQASREQAAETCVLLLGGVATDYIMEFKAVKTIGLRFGFLQTLYSRALTEHRHDHAARMWLLHLLGSTLFANKSGGHYTSVHWIGMLQHLDRVSEYAWGAIALATLYDALGHASRRKTKQMSGCSSLLVAWVFEHFPPTIIQRIEVPEYTEDQPRACRWMESRAGHAGLMERRVLFDEMTAEDVIWTPYEEHRSHRELDVRALYSGYIRTPIRAAVRPHLPERVMRQFGIPGL; encoded by the exons ATCCGCTCTTCAGTTGCACCTATCCGGAGATAGACACACCCCTTCTATCTGCCCTCGTCGAGAGATGGCATGAGGATACCAGCAGCTTCCACATGCCATTCGGGGAGATGACCATCACCCTGGATGACGTGTCATCTATACTTCATTTGCCGATGGGTGCTAGGTTTTATACTCCCGGACAGGCCAGCAGAGAACAGGCAGCGGAGACCTGTGTTCTGCTCTTAGGAGGGGTAGCCACAGACTACATCATGGAGTTTAAGGCGGTGAAGACCATTGGCTTGCGGTTCGGGTTCTTGCAGACTCTTTACTCTAGGGCTCTTACTG AGCATCGGCATGACCATGCAGCACGGATGTGGCTACTTCACCTCCTCGGTTCGACCTTGTTTGCGAACAAGAGTGGAGGACACTACACTTCTGTCCATTGGATCGGCATGCTGCAGCACCTTGATCGGGTGTCAGAGTATGCGTGGGGCGCCATTGCACTAGCTACACTGTATGATGCACTTGGTCATGCCTCACGGAGGAAGACCAAGCAGATGAGCGGTTGTTCTTCCCTCCTGGTAGCTTGGGTGTTTGAGCACTTCCCACCCACCATTATTCAGCGGATTGAGGTCCCCGAGTACACGGAGGACCAGCCCAGAGCGTGCAGGTGGATGGAGTCACGGGCTGGGCATGCAGGACTGATGGAGAGGCGAGTTCTCTTCGATGAGATGACGGCAGAGGACGTCATATGGACACCGTATGAGGAGCACAGGAGTCACAGAGAGCTGGACGTCCGAGCTTTATACTCAGGCTACATCCGAACTCCCATCCGGGCGGCCGTGCGACCTCATCTTCCTGAGCGAGTGATGCGGCAGTTTGG CATACCTGGATTATGA
- the LOC130712596 gene encoding uncharacterized protein LOC130712596, giving the protein MEQDFPTFIRPCKLRGNSSASSRPLIPGPAGVVQAAMIQRSSTTDGHLIPTQQFVRRVVEDGHDTDPDFHSNAWLSALQLGGSATPLGSITHHLERVDLIVAVIKSCTPNGFGDVSVTLKDPTGTVGASVHHKVFTESEFAKDINVGSVMLIQKVAVFSPRKSNCYLNITLSNIVKVFSSDCGPPSETFTDITED; this is encoded by the exons ATGGAACAAGATTTTCCCACCTTCATCCGCCCTTGCAAACTCCGAGGCAACTCTTCTGCAAgttctcgtcctctcattcccggCCCTGCTGGTGTTGTCCAGGCCGCCATGATTCAACGCAGCTCCACCACCGACGGACACCTCATTCCAACCCAACAATTTGTTAGGCGCGTCGTCGAAGACGGTCACGACACTGATCCCGATTTTCACTCCAATGCTTGGCTTTCAGCCCTGCAATTAGGCGGATCTGCAACTCCTCTGGGTTCCATCACTCACCATCTAGAAAGGGTCGATCTCATCGTCGCAGTTATCAAATCATGCACGCCAAACGGATTCGGCGATGTGTCAGTTACCCTGAAG GATCCTACGGGCACCGTCGGTGCTAGTGTCCATCACAAGGTTTTCACTGAAAGCGAATTCGCGAAGGACATAAATGTTGGATCTGTTATGCTTATCCAGAAG GTAGCTGTGTTTTCTCCTAGAAAATCTAATTGTTACCTGAACATAACATTGTCCAACATAGTTAAG GTATTCTCCAGTGACTGTGGACCTCCATCAGAAACATTCACCGACATTACAGAAGATTGA
- the LOC130712597 gene encoding PKS-NRPS hybrid synthetase cheA-like, with protein sequence MDGKHNHEPAKSLVGHPYVGRLTEEEKGLVGTMTSTWTPPRQILAALKENNPSNLTTITQVYSCNKRFKKEERGPLTEMQHLMKKLVEAKYVHFERQQADSSEIRDLFWAHPDAVRLFNTFPHVVIMDCTYKTNRYQIPLLEMVGLTSTGLTLSIAFCYIVREHTIDYVWALECMKSLIADDARLPQVIVTDRDLALLSAVKQCLPNCTNLLCRFHINKNVEAKCKVLIGTDDLALSVMENWKCLIYAETVEQFDEEWKEMCVMCKDFPDFISYISTTWLKHKEKFVSAWTNSVLHFGTTTSNRAESAHSTLKRMLKDDRGDLCASWDAVDRLTTVRHNEIKASFERSINLVEHRFKLPMYTNIRGFVSRKAMQLMEDEQNRVMRDGCGCAFQVTHGLPCACALHSYDRIPYEAIHTFWKILGWDHVPIGSQASNQGDLKSEIDGLTAYFNTSDVAGQSMLRRKVKELYCPSSSSLCPPQVKIKPKRSSKAMEIKPPSQQKPSLQRDPCYWEHVNNSLKPTPNKVSCPRNKKSKKSKQSSTSIYLDDLPSFFHQYIEKVIDVIADGNCGYRSVAALFRPDIGQDGWPLIREELLVELSENTAYYSNIFGYVRVQSLQNRLILPIGTIATEDKWMSLPEMGYLIATRFQVVFISISLDGCYTYLPLRGGAPPEVHPVIAVGHVTNHFVQLVMRICDSAFIVSGTVILAG encoded by the exons ATGGATGGTAAACACAACCACGAACCAGCTAAATCACTAGTTGGCCACCCCTACGTTGGTCGACTAACAGAGGAAGAGAAGGGGCTTGTGGGCACCATGACTAGTACTTGGACTCCACCGAGACAAATACTAGCGgcattgaaggaaaacaatccaaGTAACTTGACTACAATCACTCAAGTTTACAGTTGCAACAAAAGGTTTAAAAAAGAGGAGAGGGGaccattgacagaaatgcaacatttgatgaagaagttgGTAGAAGCCAAGTATGTTCACTTTGAAAGGCAACAAGCTGATTCAAGTGAGATTAGGGATCTCTTTTGGGCTCATCCTGATGCGGTCAGactcttcaacacattccctcaTGTGGTCATCATGGATTGCACGTACAAGACAAACAGATATCAGATCCCCTTGCTTGAAATGGTTGGTCTCACTTCTACGGGGTTGACTTTATCCATAGCATTTTGCTACATAGTTAGGGAGCACACAATTGACTATGTTTGGGCCTTGGAGTGCATGAAGTCTCTTATTGCCGATGATGCCAGATTACCTCAAGTGATTGTGACTGACAGAGATTTGGCTTTACTGAGTGCTGTTAAGCAATGTCTTCCCAATTGTACCAATTTATTATGCCGGttccacataaacaagaatgtggAGGCAAAGTGCAAAGTGTTGATTGGCACGGATGATTTGGCCCTTTCAGTGATGGAGAACTGGAAATGCCTGATATATGCTGAaacagtggaacaatttgatgaGGAATGGAAGGAAATGTGTGTCATGTGTAAGGACTTCCCAGATTTCATATCCTAcatttctactacatggttaaAGCACAAGGAGAAATTTGTGAGTGCGTGGACCAATTCTGTGttgcattttggaacaacaacgaGTAACAG GGCTGAAAGTGCACACTCAACCTTGAAGAGGATGCTGAAAGACGACAGAGGTGACTTGTGCGCCTCGTGGGATGCAGTGGATAGGTTGACCACTGTACGACACAATGAAATCAAGGCATCATTTGAGCGCAGTATCAACCTTGTAGAACATCGTTTCAAGTTGCCCATGTATACAAATATCAGGGGATTTGTGTCCAGAAAGGCCATGCAACTCATGGAAGATGAACAGAACAGAGTGATGCGTGATGGTTGTGGATGCGCGTTCCAAGTTACCCATGGGCTTCCTTGTGCGTGTGCACTTCATAGTTATGATAGAATTCCGTATGAGGCAATCCATACTTTCTGGAAGATACTTGGTTGGGATCATGTACCCATTGGGAGTCAAGCCTCAAACCAAGGAGACCTCAAGTCAGAGATTGATGGCTTGACCGCTTATTTCAACACTTCGGATGTTGCGGGCCAAAGTATGCTAAGGAGGAAGGTAAAGGAGCTCTATTGTCCTTCTAGTAGTTCACTGTGTCCTCCTCAAGTGAAGATAAAGCCCAAGCGCTCGTCCAAGGCTATGGAGATTAAACCACCTAGTCAACAAAAACCATCCTTACAGCGTGATCCTTGTTATTGGGAACATGTTAACAATAGCCTCAAGCCAACACCTAACAAAGTCTCTTGTCCTCGAAACAAGAAGTCTAAGAAGAGCAAGCAGTCCTCCACCAGCATATACTTGGATGATTTGCCATCTTTCTTCCATCAATATATAGAAAAAGTCATAGATGTTATTGCAGATGGTAATTGTGGTTATAGATCAGTTGCTGCATTGTTCAGACCCGACATAGGTCAAGACGGTTGGCCTTTGATTAGGGAAGAGTTGCTTGTAGAACTCTCGGAGAATACCGCTTACTATAGCAACATATTTGGTTACGTGAGGGTTCAGTCtctacaaaatcgtctcatcctTCCAATTGGTACAATTGCAACTGAAGACAAGTGGATGTCTCTACCGGAGATGGGGTACCTCATTGCTACGAGGTTTCAAGTTGTCTTCATCTCCATTTCACTAGACGGTTGTTACACTTATCTGCCATTGAGAGGAGGCGCCCCACCGGAAGTACATCCCGTTATAGCAGTTGGTCACGTCACCAACCACTTTGTTCAG CTGGTTATGAGAATTTGTGATTCTGCCTTCATTGTTTCTGGTACTGTCATTTTAGCTGGTTAA
- the LOC130715203 gene encoding gluconokinase isoform X2, protein MASSNGAVIVIMGVSGAGKTTIGRRLEKETGYKFLDADDFHSQSNKEKMRIGIPLTDEDRMPWLESLRDAIRKHLINKTGVVLGCSALKKEYREILRSAESDYKWGSYASAVNFILLDAPAEVLSVRLNKRAAEGKHYMPASLLQSQIDLLSVDESEGILRVDATLRPQSIIDNIKKMHQFQGCFQP, encoded by the exons ATGGCTTCAAGCAACG GTGCAGTAATCGTGATCATGGGTGTCAGCGGAGCTGGAAAAAC CACAATAGGTCGAAGGCTGGAAAAAGAGACAGGATATAAGTTTcttgatgctgatgattttcatTCTCAATCAAACAAAG AAAAGATGCGCATTGGAATCCCACTTACAGATGAGGACCGGATGCCGTGGCTTGAATCGCTGCGAGATGCCATTAGAAAACACTTAATTAACAAAACAGGTGTGGTTCTTGGTTGCTCTGCTTTGAAGAAGGAATATAGAGAAATACTTAGATCAGCTGAATCTGATTATAAATGGGGGAGTTATGCAAGTGCTGTTAACTTCATTCTATTGGATGCTCCAGCTGAGGTGCTAAGTGTTCGGTTAAATAAGAGAGCTGCAGAAGGAAAACATTATATGCCTGCTTCTCTTCTGCAATCTCAGATAGATTTGCTTAGTGTTGATGAGTCTGAGGGAATACTTAGAGTTGATGCTACTCTTCGTCCTCAATCTATTATCGACAACATTAAAAAAATGCACCAGTTTCAGGGCTGTTTTCAACCATGA
- the LOC130715203 gene encoding gluconokinase isoform X1 → MLPLEDICGTRQKKNILDPDLLRFFSEKLSCWIILNSTIGRRLEKETGYKFLDADDFHSQSNKEKMRIGIPLTDEDRMPWLESLRDAIRKHLINKTGVVLGCSALKKEYREILRSAESDYKWGSYASAVNFILLDAPAEVLSVRLNKRAAEGKHYMPASLLQSQIDLLSVDESEGILRVDATLRPQSIIDNIKKMHQFQGCFQP, encoded by the exons ATGTTACCCCTGGAGGATATATGTGGTactagacaaaaaaaaaacatactagACCCTGATTTGTTAAGATTTTTCTCAGAAAAACTTAGCTGTTGGATAATTTTAAACAGCACAATAGGTCGAAGGCTGGAAAAAGAGACAGGATATAAGTTTcttgatgctgatgattttcatTCTCAATCAAACAAAG AAAAGATGCGCATTGGAATCCCACTTACAGATGAGGACCGGATGCCGTGGCTTGAATCGCTGCGAGATGCCATTAGAAAACACTTAATTAACAAAACAGGTGTGGTTCTTGGTTGCTCTGCTTTGAAGAAGGAATATAGAGAAATACTTAGATCAGCTGAATCTGATTATAAATGGGGGAGTTATGCAAGTGCTGTTAACTTCATTCTATTGGATGCTCCAGCTGAGGTGCTAAGTGTTCGGTTAAATAAGAGAGCTGCAGAAGGAAAACATTATATGCCTGCTTCTCTTCTGCAATCTCAGATAGATTTGCTTAGTGTTGATGAGTCTGAGGGAATACTTAGAGTTGATGCTACTCTTCGTCCTCAATCTATTATCGACAACATTAAAAAAATGCACCAGTTTCAGGGCTGTTTTCAACCATGA
- the LOC130715943 gene encoding uncharacterized protein LOC130715943, protein MSLRIKAVVDKFVEELKEALDADIQDRIMKDREMQSYIQEREREVAEREAAWKADLSRREAEIARQEARLKMERDNLEKEKSVLMGTASNQDNQDGALEITVSGEKYRCLRFTKAKK, encoded by the exons ATGTCGCTGCGAATAAAGGCAGTGGTGGATAAGTTTGTGGAGGAGTTGAAGGAAGCATTGGATGCTGATATTCAGGATAGGATCATGAAAGACAGAGAGATGCAGAGTTACATCCAAGAACGTGAGCGTGAGGTTGCGGAGCGTGAAGCTGCTTGGAAGGCCGATCTTTCTCGTCGTGAG GCAGAGATTGCTCGTCAAGAAGCAAGACTGAAGATGGAAAGAGACAATCTTGAGAAAGAGAAAAGTGTGTTAATGGGAACTGCATCAAATCAAGATAACCAAGATGGAGCTCTTGAAATTACAGTGAGTGGTGAAAAGTACCGTTGCCTCAGATTTACCAAGgcaaaaaaataa